AGCCAGGCCGCCCCAAGGCGCGCAAGAAATTCCAGTTCTCCAAGCGTTAACCGACAATTCACTGAATGACTGAGCCCAATCTCGATCAACTGCTAGCTGCCGGAGTTCACTTCGGCCATCAGACCCGTCGCTGGAACCCGAAGATGCGCCGTTTCATCTTCGCCGAGCGGAATGGAATTCACATCATCGACCTCCAGAAGACATTGCGTCAGCTGGAGGTTGCCAAGACCCTGGCACGTCAGGTAGTCCTGCGCGGCGAGAGCGTGCTGTTCGTCTGCACGAAGCGGCAACTGGTGAATATCGTTCGCGAAGAAGCCGAGCGATGTGGCGCGATGCACATCACCGAGCGGTGGCTGGGCGGCCTGCTGACCAACTTTCAGACAGTCAAGAAGCAGGTCCGCAAGCTGAAGGATCTGGAGGCGGGCAGCGAGGCTGGAGGAGACTTCGAGAACTACACCAAGAAAGAGCAGCTCATGATGAGCCGCCAGCGCGACAAGCTTTCCAAGAATCTTTCCGGCATCAAGAACCTGAGCCGGCTGCCTGGCCTGATGTTCGTGATTGATTCCAAGAAGGAGCGGATTGCAGTTGCGGAGGCGAACAAGCTCCAGATTCCGCTTATCGCACTCGTCGATACGAATGCAGATCCCGACCTGATCACCGTTCCGATTGCGGGCAACGATGACGCGATCAAGTCGGTCGAGCTGGTGACGCACGCCATTGCTGACGCAATCATCGAGGCGCGGCGCGAGGCGCCGATACGTGATGAATCGGAAGAGTCGGAGTCGTACACGTACAGCTCGGATCGTGGCGCCGAACCCGAGGGTGAGGGCGACAAGAAGCGCAAGCGGCGTCCGCGTCGTCGGCGTGCGAAGCCTGAGGCGATCGCCGCAAGGCTCAAGTCGGGCAGTGAAGGCGAGGGTGGCGGTGAAGGAGAGGGAAGTGAATCGGCTGAAGCTGCCGGCGATGGCGGGGCGATCGATAGCGGCGAATCAACCGCTTCCGGAGA
The DNA window shown above is from Gemmatimonadaceae bacterium and carries:
- the rpsB gene encoding 30S ribosomal protein S2, with protein sequence MTEPNLDQLLAAGVHFGHQTRRWNPKMRRFIFAERNGIHIIDLQKTLRQLEVAKTLARQVVLRGESVLFVCTKRQLVNIVREEAERCGAMHITERWLGGLLTNFQTVKKQVRKLKDLEAGSEAGGDFENYTKKEQLMMSRQRDKLSKNLSGIKNLSRLPGLMFVIDSKKERIAVAEANKLQIPLIALVDTNADPDLITVPIAGNDDAIKSVELVTHAIADAIIEARREAPIRDESEESESYTYSSDRGAEPEGEGDKKRKRRPRRRRAKPEAIAARLKSGSEGEGGGEGEGSESAEAAGDGGAIDSGESTASGDFTTDAERPDV